The segment CCGGACGCCTTCGCCAGTCCGTTTTTATCTAAGGTCACTTTTGCCATTATGCAGCCCTCACGATGTAGTTAAATGCGACATTTCGCGGGCGGGTTTCTGAGGCAAAATTACCTACGGTGCCGTTGCTCTGTGTGCTCCATATTCCTGACGAGGTGCCATTACCGATGGCAGCATCCCCGTTAGTCTGCGAGTTATTCGTGTCATCAATCGGCGCCCATATCGTCCCCGCTAGTGCGCCCTGTGTGTACATGTAGTGGTTGTGCATCTGCATGGTATGGTCTTGGAGGCTCAGTAACGCGCGCCCGCTGTCCACACCACGCCCGTCATCCCAGCCGCGCAGAAATTCCCCGCGCAGGTCAGGCAGTTTCAGTGCGGGATAGGCTTTTGCCAGTTCGGGATAAGTGGCTGAGCTGAAGGACGCCCCGTTGCACTTAATCCACCCCGTGGGGGCGGTCGCGGTCGGCCACGGCACCGGGATGCCAACCGGCAGGGCAGAACCTGCACCGAGGATAGTCAGTCCGAGATTGTCCAGTGCATCAGCGGCTTTACCCGCATCCTTTATTTCCTTCAGTGCATTCGCCGCCTGGAGGTACTGACTGTGCGGGTTCGCTGCCGCAACGTGTTTCGCCATCAGGTCATCGGTATAGGCTTTCACCTCGATCACGGCGTTATCGACATACTGCCGCGTCGCCAGCACCACGGCCGGATCAATCTTCAGCGTCACCGCGCCGGTGCTGTTCACAATGATGATCATGCGCACGGTCTGCGTGCGCCCGCTGCCCTCGGCCAACTGTGGCTTGTAGGTTTCAGCACAGTTCGCTACCGCAATCATCACACCGTCTGCATCAAACAGGCCGATTTCGCGTATCCAGAAACCGCCCTCGCTTTCCGGGATGATCTGCTCGGCGATAATCTGGCTGCTGTTGGCGGTGTCGATGCTCAGTGAGTTCAGCGCCGCGCGGCGCTTCTCGCCGATGAGGGCTGTCTGCGAGGCGTCAGGCGTGGGCAGCGTGTCGCCACCGTCACCGACCGCCATTTGTGTGATTTGCAGCTTTGTCCCGAGCGCGGCAGCGTTTGCCAGCCTGGCCGCGCCCTGTGTGGTCAGCAGGGCAAAATATTTTGTTGTCATGCGCTCACTTCCGTCAGGTCAATAAGATGCACCGCCACGCCGGAATAGCCCGTGCCGCCGGTGCTGATGATTTCAGGGGTATAGGGATAAACGGTCAGCAGGTCGCCGCAGTAGCTGGCAGCGGCAACCGGGATTTCCCCGTTTGCATCAAGGTTGATGGACAGGCCAATCAGATGACGGCTGAGGGGCTTGGCATCGGCTATCAGCCGCTCCAGCTCGTTATACATTTCCTCCGTGATGCCGGTATCCAGCACACCCACGTCAAGCCGGAACGTGCCCGGCTCATCGTTGGTTTTCCACCATTCGATAACGCGGATCAGATAGCCAAGTGGCTCCACCACGCGACGCACCGCGCCGATGGTGCCTTTGTGCCGGTGCACGTACTGCGATGCCGCCACTACGGCGCGTTTGGTGGACTCACTCCAGCTGCTGTCCCAGCGGTCGACCGACCACGCCCACGCCAGATACGGCAGCAGTGTCACCGGGCAGGTGTAAGGGTTCCACAGCTGGCGCAACGGAACATTCAGATCGGTCAGCGAGGCCAGCGCCTGCGCGGCGGCAACCTCAAGCGTTGATGAGCCGGTGGGAACCAGGCGATCACTCATCCGATCCCCCCACAGTCAGCACATAACCGGTGCAGTACGCTGCCTGCGTTTTATCGAGCACCACGTCGGCAACCGGCTGGATCAGGTTAACGCGCTGCACGCCCTCAACGTGCATGGCGGCATACAGGGCTGAGAGGCGGATATCCCGCCCGAGGCGCTTCTGTGCGGTGATATAGGCCGCGAGCTTTGCCTCAGAGGCGGCGCGGATGGGTTCGGCCTCCGGCCCCGGATAGAGATACAGCTCGGCCTCAATCGTATAATTCACGATCTCAGCCGACTGCACGCTGACGCGGTCAGCCACCGGCCGCACGTCTTCATCGTTCAGCGCGGCATCCACTACGGCCAGCAGGTCATCATCCGCCACGCCGTTACCCTCGCGTGCAAGGATGGTGACGGTGACAACCGCAGGCGACGGACTGATGGCAGACGCATCCGCCACCCGGCCATCGGCGCTTTTCGCGTGATACTCATAGGCACCGGTTGGCCCGGCCACGCTCAGCCCCTCAAACGCGGCGGCGATACGGGCGCGGAAATCGTCGTTGCCCTCCATTTCTGCCGCCGTAGGCGGAATGGTGGTGTCGTCGGCCGGGGTGATGGTCAGGCGGGTGACGCCGTTGTTTGCGCCGAGCTGGTCAAGATCGCCATCCAGCGCGTAAGCCACCATGACCGCCTGCGCTGCCTCATTGATACGCTGACGCAGGATCAGCTCACGGTAGGCGTTTTCCTCCAGAATCTTCACGATGGGATCAGACTCCAGCGCCAGCGTGGTGGCGATAGCGGCCTGCTGTTCTTCCGGGTAAAGCGAAATCAGCGTGGCTTTGCGTTCAGCCAGCAGGGATTCATAGTCCAGCGTTTCCACCACGTCGGGCGCGGGCAGCTGGCTCAGGTCGATAGTTGCCATGTTCTCAGCTCACAGGGACGGTTAAGGAGAAGGTCTGTGCGGTGTCGATTCGGTTGCCGGTCAGCTCGACCACCATGCCGCCGTTAAAATCGGACTCGTAGCTGATGCCGGTCAGCTTTACGCGCGGCTCCCACTGGATGATCGCTACATAACAGGCCGACATAATCTGGAGGCGCAACGCCGCATTCTGAGGCTGGTCAATCAGCGCTGACAGGAGTGAACCGTACTTGCGGCGCATCACCCTGGAGCCAATCGGCGTCACCAGAATGTCGCGTATGGACTGCTGGATATGTTCGAGGCCGGTCAGCGCTTTGCCCGTGTTGCGGTTCATGCCGATGTATTTTTCGGTTGTCACTCGGTGCCCTCCGTCATCGAGCCGCCGCTCTGGACCTTGCCGTGTTTATGGTCGTGCACGACAACACCGTTAGAGCTGAAGCTGCCGCCGCTGTGTTTGATATCGCCCTCCATCGTGCCGCCCTGCGTCACTTTTAACGTGGCGGTTTTGAGCAGTGTGGTGCATTCCACCTCTGGCACATCCAGCAGGATTTTGACGGCGGCTTTAATGGTGGCGGTCTTGATGCCGGTTGCCATCAGTGCGCCGGTTTCCGGCTCATACTCAATCACCGCGCCGTCGGGAAAGGACCAGTGCAGCGCATCGGCAGAGGCAGACGGGGCCGGGTTGTCATCGGAGAAAATGCCGGGCAGCACAAAGCCGGTATCGAGTTCGCCACCGAGGCAGAGGACCAGCACCTGCTCGCCTACTGACGGCGCATTCCACGAACGGGTTTTACCCGCGCGGGTAGTCAGCCAGTGCAGCCAGTCAGTCGTGTTTTTTCCTGTATCGACGCGGCATAACCCGCCGTCCAGATTTACGGCGGACACGGTGCCAATGCGGATCACGTTGCGCAGCAGGCGCAGGATTTCAGAGAGTTGTTCGTTCATGCTTCAATTTTCGTTGTTTGATGCCTGAAAACAATCACAGTCGGTATGGTGGTAAACTAACAAACATCATCATGTTAAATTTCAAAAGGCAGCCAGAATTGAACATAGAAGAAAAAAAGTTCACATATCCAGAGCAATTGCTAGACTTCCTTTCCAGCTGGAATAACAAGCTTGATGGATATATATTCAGAGGGCATTCAAAAGAAAGTTATGAGTTACTTCCGTCTGTTCTAAGGGAGGAAAATAGATTTTTCGCCGATCACTCATGGCCCAAAAGTTTAGGGGCAGATTATGAGATTACTCAAATTCAATCTGAATTTATCTTGTTAAGAGAATTTTATCAAAAAGCTGACAGGTATGGATTGAAAGTGCCTTCATCAGATTTCTTGAGAAAAAATCTGGCATCGGAATATGATTTAACATTCGCGACTCAGCCTGAAGGGGAAACATATTGGATTCCTTCTTACATGCAGGAAATTGCAGCTTTAGCACAGCATTACGGTTTACCGACCAGGTTATTAGACTGGACTCATGATCCATTTGTTGCAGCATTTTTTGCGCTAAAGGGGGCTTTGAACAATGAAGAAAATATCGTTATTTGGTGCTTAAACAAAGAGCATTTATCAACACATGCGATGCTATCAAAACATAGCTCCTTGAAATTTGTTACCCCGCCATATTACGAAAATCCACATTTGAACGCTCAGAAGGGAATATTTACACATATCGAAACGGCCATGCAATTTCGGTCAGTTGACGGCGGCTCTATGCTTGTTGATCGCCGACCATTAGATGTTAGGTTGGCTGACATTTTCAATAAGGGTGCTTTGAATAATGTAAATATCCTTACAAAGCTGATATTTCCAGCTAATTTAGCACTTGAAACTTTTAGTTTGCTGGAGCGACATGGTTATGGTGAAGCCAGAATTTTTCCTGGCTATGGCGGCGTGGCAAACGAAGTTCTCCATTCGCGCAAAATGAAAGCTCAATCAACGGATAAATAATCAATCATGATTTGTTCGATAAAATCAATTTGCGTGTTATTAAGTCCCAGCAACGGGCGGGCCTCATACTGCACATCTTTGCCTTTCCGTGATGGCCGGTCGCGCAGCCCGTAATGATGCACACGGGCCATGCTCTGCACGCGGCCGGTAAAGCTGACCACGGCTTCATCAGAATCGGCCTGGGCTTTCATGTATTTTGCGGTGCGCAGCTTCGCGAACATTTCACGCTTAACCCGGCCTTTCTTACGGCGAACCCGCTGCGTTTTGCGGGGTTTAAACGGGGTGCCGTCCGGTGCCTGCTGGCGTTTGATGTTTTGCTGCTGGCTGGCCCGCAGCTTTTTAGCGATGTTTCGCGCCATCTCTTTGCGTGCCGGGGCTGACAGGTTATTAATCAGCGCGTTCAGCCTGTCCTCGACCACTTTCAGCTCGCTCATGACTGCCACTCGCTGATTAACTCACCCCGCAGGTACAGCTGTATCGGGCGCGCATCATTCTCCGGCAGCGGATTCTCACCAGCGTGGTTTACGTGCAGCTCATCACCTTCCTGCTTCACGATCACCCGCTCAGTCAGCTGAATATCAATACTGATGTCACTGGCCGTGTCGCTGATGACATCCGCTTTAAAGGTAAAACCGGTCTGCTGTTTCTCTTTCGTTGCCATCACATCAGGCTGGTTTACCCGTAGCCAGGCCAGCAGCGGTACAATCAGCAGATCAATGTCGCCGGTGTAGTCGGTGATCACCATGTTCAGCTGGTACTGATACTCAAACGACAGGGACGTGGCGAGTGTTGAGACAATACGCCCGTTGTCGATAAACACATTCAGGCAGTCAGGATTTCGTTGCAGCATCGGGACGCTGGCGGTCAGCGCCTCGCGCAGTTGTTTCGGTTTCAGCATCGTGTTCCTCCTGGCAGTCTTTAATGGTTTCCACCTGCAACCCGCATGAGACGAGCGCCGCCTCTAACTGTCGGTTATCCGCCGCCAGATCGCCCGCCGTTTTCAGGCTGTTGCCCGGTATCAGGCAGCTTGTCACGCGTGGACAGCCAGTCCAGATAATTTCTGGCGCTGGTGAAGGTGGGGCGGGTGTGCAGCCGGATAACAGCGTCAGGCAAAGGAGCAGCAGACCAGTCGCGTAATGTCGGGTTCGCATCGGTTTCTCTCTGTATTTGCATTTCACGATGGAGCGCGCCGGAACTGGCCCGCCCCTGCATCAGTCGCAGCGTGGCCTCGCGTTTCTGGCCTTCACGGTTTTCCGTACTCAGCCGGGTGATCGCCCTGTCGCGGCTTTCAATCCCGGCCGACAGGGTGCCGATAATCTTCTGCGCACCGGCCAGCTCGTCACTGGCAACCGACCAGCGCCAGCCGGTAAAGGACAGTGCCAGCAGTGCAACGGCTAACAGCGTGGCGATGATGCGGGTCATGTTGCCCCCTTCAGACACCAGGCCATTTCCCGCCCACGGCGGTTATCCAGCCCCGTGTTAAACACGCCTTTCACATACACCCAGCGTTTCAGCTGATAGCAGGCATCAGACCAGCGGCCCTTATTCAGCAACTGCACCAGCGTTGAACCGCAGGCGTTGCCGGTGCCGACGTTGAAGGCAAACGACACCACGGCGTCGTAAACCTTTTGCGGCAGCTGCGTGAAGATGCAGCGGGAGAGTGCCGCCTCGGTGCGCAACACGTTGGTGATGAAATTGCCCGCCGCCTGCCGTTCGGTAATGCTCCGGCCCGGAACGACACCGGACGTGTTGCCGATGCCGTCGGTCCAGACTCCGGCGCTGCACTGGTACGGCTTCAGGCGACAGCCCTCGTAATCTGCAATCAGCTTTAATCCCTCAACGGAGGTATGCAGTTGCGGGAAGCCCGGCAGCGTGGCGGCAATTGCCAGCACCGCACCGACCATGCAGCGCTTAACGGTTTGCAGATTCATAATCCCTCCGGCTGATGCGGCCACTTGCGAGAAGCTGATAGGTCTTGCGGCGGTAGTACCAGCTCACCAGGAACATGCCGACGCCCAGCACCATGCCGAGCAGGGTCGCCATGTCCTGCAAATTCCACTTACCGAGCCAGCCCAGCACCATGCCGAGCAGGGTCGCCATGTCCTGCAAATTCCACTTACCGAGCCAGCCCAGCACCGCCGCCACGCAGTAGGTGATAAAGGTGCTGATGCGCTCCAGCGATATATTCATATTCAGTCCCAGAGGTTGACGGTTTCCCCGGTCGATGATTCCGGCAGGTCGGGCAGTTCGACGGCATAGCCGTGCGGCAGTACCGGCCCGGCATCCGCCAGACCGTTATTGGCCGCATAAACCAGCTCCGTCACCTGCTCAGTGCGCCCGTAATAGCGGTTACAGATTTCATCAACCGTGTCGCCCTGAAGTGCGTACACCTTCATCACAGCAGGTCCACAATGCAGCCCGGACGCGAGGCGATGCGGCTGATACTGAATCGTGCATCCCGCCAGTATTCGTCGGCTGCTGCCTCAATCTCACCGGCCTTTTTCGTGCCGGTGGCGTCATAGCCGCGATAGCGTTCGGCAATGGTGGCGGCGGTCAGTGAACTGACGGCAGCAACGTAATGCGTCACCTTTTCGCTGATACCGTCCAGGGTTTCGGCCGGAACGTCGACAAGCGTCTTAAAGCCCGCTGCCATCTGGTCGGCGCGCCAGTCGTACAGCTCGGCGTTTACTTCTGAAATTGCCGTTTTCACCGCCAGACGCAGACGTTCCGCCGTGACCGTGCCCTCGTAGCGCAGCGCGTCGCGCAGCTGCTTCAGGTCAATGTCAGGCCAGAAAAACGTATTCTTTACCGGCGGCTCGGCACTCTCTGCCGGTCGCGGTGCAGGGATCACTAAGGTGGTCATAAATGGCCTCTGAATAAGTGGGCGGTGGAGGACAGCGCAGGAGCCTGAAAGGCCCGTTGCTGTCCTGCCGCCCGGCGCGGGGCGCGTCCGGTCAGCGGCTGGCCTGTGCCTGCTTTTTCATGGCAGTCGCCAGCCGCTCAATGTCTTTTTTCACGCCGCAACCCTCATGCAGTTGCAGCGCACGTTTAAGGTGGATCATCGCCTCATGAGTCCCGCCCGCGTCGCGATACACATACCCGGCGATTTTGTGCAGCTTGGCGCGCACCTGATCGGGCATGTCTTCGGCCTCGGTCAGCCGGATGGTTTCCAGCAGCGGTGCCATATCCACCGTCTCTTTTGCCGTCCAGGCGCGTGTCGCGGCGCTGGCCACTTCTTCGGCCAGCAGATAGGGCAGGCTGTCGCGTTTGAATCCGTCGGGCGATACCAGACCGTGTTGCAGGGCATAACGGGCAATCTCCAGCGCGCCGGTTATGTCGCCTGTGTCCAGTCGCCAGATCATGACGGTCATCACGACGGCATCCTGCGCACCGCGTCCGCTGTTCATCACGCCTGCAATCCACGGCAGGTAGTCAGGCAGTAACCGGCGTTTCAGTTCTGCCTTGCGCTCTGTTGAGTGGATTTTTTTCAGGCGACGCTTGTCCTCGTTGAGTTTCACGAGCATCTGCTCATAGCCGGTGGCGTGGCGCAGCGGGTTTGCCTCCCGCTGCTGTACGGTTTCGGCCTGGACGCGCATCCGGTGACGGCGGGCGGGACTCAGCATCCGTTACTCTCCTGCTGCGCTGAAGTCGCCCAGCTCGATGTTTTCCACCAGGCAACCGGCCGCATAATCCTCGATCACGTAGTCCTCGTTGATGGACTCGTAATTCTCGATGCGGTCGCGTTTCGCCACTTCATCAATCAGGCGGCGGTGCGTGCCTTCCTGCCAGTAGATGGAGAGGTTATCCAGACGGGTGATCAGCAGGGCGCTGGCCGGGAAGTACGGCACACGCACGGCGGGCAGGTTGCCGATGCGTTTCTGACTGATGATCATGTCAGCCGCCAGCTGTTCGGTGTTGGCCTGGCTCTGGTTAACCAGCGGGAAATACTTGTCAGCCAGCAACTGACGGCCGCAGATAACAACCAACTCCGGGTCTTCCTGATACCAGGGTTCGATCAGGTCGTTGGTCGCATCCATCACCAGTGCGTCGAG is part of the Pantoea phytobeneficialis genome and harbors:
- a CDS encoding phage tail protein produces the protein MTTKYFALLTTQGAARLANAAALGTKLQITQMAVGDGGDTLPTPDASQTALIGEKRRAALNSLSIDTANSSQIIAEQIIPESEGGFWIREIGLFDADGVMIAVANCAETYKPQLAEGSGRTQTVRMIIIVNSTGAVTLKIDPAVVLATRQYVDNAVIEVKAYTDDLMAKHVAAANPHSQYLQAANALKEIKDAGKAADALDNLGLTILGAGSALPVGIPVPWPTATAPTGWIKCNGASFSSATYPELAKAYPALKLPDLRGEFLRGWDDGRGVDSGRALLSLQDHTMQMHNHYMYTQGALAGTIWAPIDDTNNSQTNGDAAIGNGTSSGIWSTQSNGTVGNFASETRPRNVAFNYIVRAA
- a CDS encoding phage tail protein I; this encodes MSDRLVPTGSSTLEVAAAQALASLTDLNVPLRQLWNPYTCPVTLLPYLAWAWSVDRWDSSWSESTKRAVVAASQYVHRHKGTIGAVRRVVEPLGYLIRVIEWWKTNDEPGTFRLDVGVLDTGITEEMYNELERLIADAKPLSRHLIGLSINLDANGEIPVAAASYCGDLLTVYPYTPEIISTGGTGYSGVAVHLIDLTEVSA
- a CDS encoding baseplate assembly protein — its product is MATIDLSQLPAPDVVETLDYESLLAERKATLISLYPEEQQAAIATTLALESDPIVKILEENAYRELILRQRINEAAQAVMVAYALDGDLDQLGANNGVTRLTITPADDTTIPPTAAEMEGNDDFRARIAAAFEGLSVAGPTGAYEYHAKSADGRVADASAISPSPAVVTVTILAREGNGVADDDLLAVVDAALNDEDVRPVADRVSVQSAEIVNYTIEAELYLYPGPEAEPIRAASEAKLAAYITAQKRLGRDIRLSALYAAMHVEGVQRVNLIQPVADVVLDKTQAAYCTGYVLTVGGSDE
- a CDS encoding GPW/gp25 family protein, whose amino-acid sequence is MTTEKYIGMNRNTGKALTGLEHIQQSIRDILVTPIGSRVMRRKYGSLLSALIDQPQNAALRLQIMSACYVAIIQWEPRVKLTGISYESDFNGGMVVELTGNRIDTAQTFSLTVPVS
- a CDS encoding phage baseplate assembly protein V, which produces MNEQLSEILRLLRNVIRIGTVSAVNLDGGLCRVDTGKNTTDWLHWLTTRAGKTRSWNAPSVGEQVLVLCLGGELDTGFVLPGIFSDDNPAPSASADALHWSFPDGAVIEYEPETGALMATGIKTATIKAAVKILLDVPEVECTTLLKTATLKVTQGGTMEGDIKHSGGSFSSNGVVVHDHKHGKVQSGGSMTEGTE
- a CDS encoding FRG domain-containing protein, whose product is MNIEEKKFTYPEQLLDFLSSWNNKLDGYIFRGHSKESYELLPSVLREENRFFADHSWPKSLGADYEITQIQSEFILLREFYQKADRYGLKVPSSDFLRKNLASEYDLTFATQPEGETYWIPSYMQEIAALAQHYGLPTRLLDWTHDPFVAAFFALKGALNNEENIVIWCLNKEHLSTHAMLSKHSSLKFVTPPYYENPHLNAQKGIFTHIETAMQFRSVDGGSMLVDRRPLDVRLADIFNKGALNNVNILTKLIFPANLALETFSLLERHGYGEARIFPGYGGVANEVLHSRKMKAQSTDK
- a CDS encoding phage virion morphogenesis protein, which encodes MSELKVVEDRLNALINNLSAPARKEMARNIAKKLRASQQQNIKRQQAPDGTPFKPRKTQRVRRKKGRVKREMFAKLRTAKYMKAQADSDEAVVSFTGRVQSMARVHHYGLRDRPSRKGKDVQYEARPLLGLNNTQIDFIEQIMIDYLSVD
- a CDS encoding phage tail protein, whose translation is MLKPKQLREALTASVPMLQRNPDCLNVFIDNGRIVSTLATSLSFEYQYQLNMVITDYTGDIDLLIVPLLAWLRVNQPDVMATKEKQQTGFTFKADVISDTASDISIDIQLTERVIVKQEGDELHVNHAGENPLPENDARPIQLYLRGELISEWQS
- the lysC gene encoding Rz1-like lysis system protein LysC (LysC is an Rz1-like component of a phage lytic system, substantially overlapping although not fully embedded in the gene for the Rz-like LysB component.), with product MRTRHYATGLLLLCLTLLSGCTPAPPSPAPEIIWTGCPRVTSCLIPGNSLKTAGDLAADNRQLEAALVSCGLQVETIKDCQEEHDAETETTARGADRQRPDAATKS
- a CDS encoding lysozyme, with the translated sequence MNLQTVKRCMVGAVLAIAATLPGFPQLHTSVEGLKLIADYEGCRLKPYQCSAGVWTDGIGNTSGVVPGRSITERQAAGNFITNVLRTEAALSRCIFTQLPQKVYDAVVSFAFNVGTGNACGSTLVQLLNKGRWSDACYQLKRWVYVKGVFNTGLDNRRGREMAWCLKGAT
- a CDS encoding HP1 family phage holin; translation: MSLERISTFITYCVAAVLGWLGKWNLQDMATLLGMVLGWLGKWNLQDMATLLGMVLGVGMFLVSWYYRRKTYQLLASGRISRRDYESANR
- a CDS encoding tail protein X — protein: MKVYALQGDTVDEICNRYYGRTEQVTELVYAANNGLADAGPVLPHGYAVELPDLPESSTGETVNLWD
- a CDS encoding head completion/stabilization protein, with protein sequence MTTLVIPAPRPAESAEPPVKNTFFWPDIDLKQLRDALRYEGTVTAERLRLAVKTAISEVNAELYDWRADQMAAGFKTLVDVPAETLDGISEKVTHYVAAVSSLTAATIAERYRGYDATGTKKAGEIEAAADEYWRDARFSISRIASRPGCIVDLL
- a CDS encoding terminase endonuclease subunit, producing MLSPARRHRMRVQAETVQQREANPLRHATGYEQMLVKLNEDKRRLKKIHSTERKAELKRRLLPDYLPWIAGVMNSGRGAQDAVVMTVMIWRLDTGDITGALEIARYALQHGLVSPDGFKRDSLPYLLAEEVASAATRAWTAKETVDMAPLLETIRLTEAEDMPDQVRAKLHKIAGYVYRDAGGTHEAMIHLKRALQLHEGCGVKKDIERLATAMKKQAQASR